The Parafrankia irregularis genome contains the following window.
CGGGTCTTGCTCGGCAGCAGCGGCAGCTCCGGCCATCAGGGCGCAGGTGAGCGTGCGGTGCCGAACGGGGGAGTGTCCGTTCGGCCGCGCTCCCCGTTGCCCTCCAGCGGCGCGTCAGGGAGCAGCGACGGCAGCCCCACGAGGTGTCGGCGGCCCTCGGACCTCGGCCGGGCGTGCACGGTGCCGGGCCCGGGGTGCGGGCGCACGCCGTCCGTCCCGTTCGCGCGCCGCTCCGCTGGAGCGGGGAGACGTCCGTGCCGAAGCCGTGCGGTGTTCGCTTCGTGGCTCGTGGGCCCGTCTGGTCGAGTTGCCCGGGTCCGACCGGACGCCGGGACGACAGTGATCTCCTGGTGGTCCGGATGGTGCGCTCGGGTGCTGTGTCGATGCCCGTCTCGGTGGCGGTGATGGTGGCCGTGGCGGGCCGGTGGACGCGGGGCCCTATGGACGGCGTCGGCTCGGCGTCGGGTGCGGCCGAGGAGCGTCAGGGCTGACACGGCGACGGTGATGGCGAGTGCCACCCAGGTCGCCGTGCCGACGCCGCCCCCGGAGTCGGCCGGTGCCGCCGCCTGGCGGAATCGGTCATTCTCCTTGGAGCCGCTGTCGCCGTCGCGGCCTTCGCCGCCGGCGGCGGCGCCGGCGGCCTGTGCCGGGCCCGGCCCACCGGTCCCTGTGTCGGTGCCCGCGCCGGCCTGCGCCGCTGTCGCGGGATCCGTGCGTGCCGGCTCGGCCAGCCGGCCGAGCGGGCGGACGTTGGCCGCGTGCGCGAAGCCCCAGTCCAGCAGCGCCTTGGCGTCTGTCGCATAGGTTGGCGCGGTCCGCAGCAGGGAGACGATGAGGGTCCGCCCGTCTCGTGCCGCGGCGCCGACGAACGTCGCACCGGCCGCGATCGTGTAGCCGTTCTTGATCCCGATGGTCCCCTCGTAGGTCCCCAGCAGGGTGTTGTGGTTCGCGATCTCGAAGCGTTCATCGCCCCGACCGGGCAGCACGGCCCGTGGGATGGTGAGATACGCGCGCACGGTCGGATTGTTCAGCACCGCCCGGCCGATCACCGCGAGGTCGTGGGCGGTCGTGTGCTGCCCCGGCGCGTCGAGGCCGGTGGGATCGCCGGCCACCGTGTCGTGCGCGCCCAGGCTGGCGGCCAGCCGGTTCATCCGCTCGAGTACGGTGTCGCGCCCGCCGGCCGCCTCCACCAGCGCGACCGTCGCGTCGTTGCCGCTGGCGATGAGCATCGCGGTGGCGAGGTCGCGCACGGTGTAGCGGACTCCGGGGACGAGCCCGACCCGGGTGCCGTCGACCCGCGCCGCCTCGTCGCTGATCGTCACCACGCGGTCGGGAGGCAGGCTCGGCAGCACGGTGAGCGCGGTGAGCATCTTCATCGTGCTGGCGGGCAGGTCGGGCAGGTTCGGATTGTGGGCCGCGAGGATGGCACCGCTGGTGGCGTCCGCCACCATCCACGCCTCGGCGGTGATGCCGGCGGGCTCCGGCACGGATGTCTCGGCGGCACCTGGACTGCCGTTCCCAGGCGCCGTCGGCTCGCCGGCTGTCAACGCGGCCGCGGGGGTCGGCGGGGACACCACCCCGACCTGCGGCTCCCCGGGAATCGCCGGGGCGGTGAGCGACCAGGGCGGCGGGACCGGCGCGACTGCGGCGGTTGTGTTCACCGCCGTCTCGGCGGCCGTTGTCGCCGTCGCCGTCGCCGTCGTCGAGGCCGTCGCGGCCGGCGTGGGCGCCGCGGCGATCGCGAGCAGGAAGGACGAGGCCACACCGGTCGCTGTCAGGACCGCACGACGGATCGCCGGAGACGATCGGGCACACAGCCGGCGAGACGCGCGCGCAGGCGCAGGCGTACGGCCAGGCCGGGCGGCCTGCCGTTGGCTGGTGCGGTGCGGGACAAGCGAGTCGGGGCAAGATCGACGCGTCCGGCCGGCATGCACCTACCGAACGTTACCGTCCGATCTTCATTTGGTGAGTTTGCCGAGTCACGTGTCTCGGATCCGTGCTCGGGTTGTCCGGATGGGTACCTTTCGTCCACCCCGCGAGCTGGTTCGGCTTGGGAGGAAAAGATGGCCCGTAGTGGTACCCCCGTCCGGCGGCGTGGCCTCGGGGAGCCGAGCGGCCGGCAGGCCGGTTCCCCCATCGGGGCCGGTGCCGCCAGCAGCGTCATCGTGAGCGACGAGAGCTGTTGCCGCAGCGACATCCGGCGACGCCGCGCCCGCTGTCGGCGAGGCGGCGGTTGACGTGCCGAACACGGATGATGTTGCCGGGTTCGTCCGCGCCGTCCGAGACGCCGATCCGTTCGGGGTGGCCAGGAGGGTTGGGGTGGCCAGGGCGGGCTGTGGCGCAGGTGCCGCGAGCGGTGCGGGTGATGCCGGCACGAGTGAAGCGCGAAGCAGTGTCTCGATGTCACCGCGCAGTGACTCGAGCTGGTTCGACAGTTCGCCGCGCAGGTACTGCCTGGTCGCCGTGTCGCTCTGCGCGAGTCGCAGGGCCGCGACCTCGCGGGCCAGGAACTCGGTGTCCTCCCGCATCCGGATGGCCGCGGCCCGGTCCTCGGTGAGTGCCGCGCGGTCGCGGTCGTCCTGCCTGTTCTGCGCCAGCAGGATCAGCGGCGCGGCGTACGCGGCCTGGGTCGAGAAGGCCAGGTTCAGCAGGATGAACGGGTAAGGGTCCCACCGCAGGAGCGGCAGGGCCACGTTCAGCGAGATCCAGACGATCACCACACAGGTCTGGATCGCCAGGTAGCGCCCGGTGCCCAGGAAACGGGCGATGGTCTCGGCGCCGCGGCTGAGAGATTCACGGTCCACCCGGCCCGAGATCAGCGGGGATCGGCCGTCGACCGGCAGGTCAAGCCGGTCGGCGCCGGATCCGCGGCGGATCGCGAGGCGGGCAGTGGTGTTGACGCTCATGGGAGAGTCCCCTCCGCGCTCGGACCGCCACAGGGGAATCAGGCCCGAGACGCACTCCAGAGCAGGCCGCGAGGGGAAGAACCCACGGCGGCCCGGACCGACACGTCGCTGAGGGACCGCACCTGCCGGAGAAGAACCCGGGAGATCACCAGCACCCGGGTGTCATGGACGCGGGTCGGAGCCACTGGTCGCGTGAACCACCTCGCGAGCGGAGGAGGTGAGGACCAGGCCGACCGCCAGGCTGATCGTCAGCCGGCGCCCACCAGCAGGAAGCGGCCGTTACTGGAGCACCCGCCAGGACTCACAGCGGCCACCTCCTCTGGTCAGCCTCAGTAGAGGATGGGAAATCTGTTGTCAAGGATAGCCGGCCCTCGCGATTGTTCTGCTATGGGGTCGCCCGTGACCTCTGTCGCCCTTCCGTCGCCTGTCGCGCGCTGGTCAGCGGCCTGGTGCGGGCGGACGTCCGAGGAAGGCTCAGGAAGGCCCGGGAACGCTCAGTGGGTGGCACGGCTGGTACGGCTGCTGAGGCTGGCACGTCCGGCGGCGTCCGCGGCCAGGATGGCGTCGACGAGCGCCGGCGGGTCGAGATCGAACGGCTCGTTGTGCGCGGTCTCGCCCTCGGCGAGCGCCCGCACGGCGATGCTTCGCAGCAGCTCGATCGGCGGATCAGCCAGCCCGACCTGCGCCAGCGTGCGGGGCAGCCCCACCTGCGCGCAGAACGCGAGGACCTCGGCCAGCTCGTCCTCCGCCCGCCCCTCCACCACCAGCTGGACCAGCAGCCCGAAAGCGACCTTCTCGCCGTGCAGGAATCGATGGGTCTCGGCCGCCACCGTCAGCCCGTTGTGCACCGAGTGGGCCACCGCGAGACCACCGGACTCGAAGCCGAGACCGGAAAGCAGCGTGTTCGCCTCGACGAGCCGCTCGACGGCCGGGGTCACCGCCCCGGCCCGGACCGCCCGGATCGCGGCCGCGGCGTCGTCGAACAGGATCCGTCGGCACAGCTCGGCCAGTGCACCGGCGCTGGCCGTCTGGGCACCGTGCAGTTGGTTGGCCCGTCGGGCCTCCCGGACGGTGCGAGCCTCATACCAGGTGGCGATCGCGTCGCCGATGCCGGCGACCAGCAGCCGGGCCGGCGCCGCGGCGATCGCGGTCGTGTCGACCAGCACCAGATCAGGATTGCGCGGATAGAACAGGTAACGCTCGAACGCTCCGTCGGGGGAGTACACGACGGACAACGCGCTGCACGGCGCGTCGCTGGATGCGGTCGTCGGGCAGTTCACCACCGGGACGTCGAGCGCCGCCGCCGCGGCCCGGGCGGTGTCGAGCACCTTGCCGCCGCCGGCACCCACGATCACCGTCGCCTCCGGATCACGCGCGGTGGAGAGCACCCGGTCGATCTCCTGGTCGCTGCACTCGCCGCCGAACAGGTGCACCGTGTACGGGATGCCCGCGCCGTCCAGGCTGGTCCGCCAGGTGTCCTCCAGCAGCCGCAGCGGTGCCGCGCTGGTGACGATCACCGCCGGCCCGGTGAGCCCGAGCCGGGCCATCTCGGGACCGAGCGCGGCGGTGGCGTCCCGCCCCTGGACGTAACGACCCGGCGACCCGAACACGGCGAGCATGGACGGACACGGTAGCCGCAGGCCGGCTACCTGTGCAGGGAAATGCCCAGGGCCCTGTGGTCTGCCAACGCCTCCGCCGTCGTCTCTTCGTCTCGTCTCCTCAGCCTCTTTACCTCCTCGTCCTCCTTTCCCGGGTCAGCGCAGGGAGGCTCGCTGCGGCCGGGTGGGCACCACGATCACGGTGGTCGTGTCCGCCTCCAGCGCGGCGGTGAGCTCCTTCTCCAGCTCGGCCCGGGTGGAGACGTCGACCGCCCGGCAGCCGAAGCCGTGCGCCAGCGACGCGATGGCCAGGCCGGGCAGGTCGAGGCCGGGCACGCCGGCCGTGCGCTCCAGCTCCGCGAAGGACTTGAGGATCGAGTACTCGTTGTTCTGCAGGACGACGAAGACGATCGGCAGCGAGTGCTGCGTCGCCGTCCACAACGCCTGCACGGAGTACTGGAAGGCCCCGTCGCCGATGATGCCGATGACCGGGCGGTGGACCCCTCGATCCCGATCGCCGAGGGCCACCCCGACGGCGGCGGGAACCGCCCAGCCGAGGCCGCCGCTGGCGTTCGCGAAGAACGAGGCGGGCTCGATCACCGGTAGCCATTCGACCTGTTCGCCGATGGTGGACGTCGATTCGTAGACGAGCGCCGCGTTTCGTGGGCGGGTGGCGTTGATGACCGCGTGCACCTCGTCCGCGCAGAGCGGGCCGCCCGTGGTCTGCGGACGATCCGGTGCGTGCCGCGGTGGCCGCCGCTGGGCCTGTTCCTGGAACCGGGTCTGCGGCGGCTGCCGGTTCTGGGGATGCCGGGTGTGGGTGTGCTGGGTGTGGGTGTGCTGGGGGTGCCGCGGAGCGCGGGCCGCTTCGGCGTCCAGCAGCTCGGTGAGAAGCTCGATGGCGAGCCGAGCGTCACCGAGAACACTGTCGCCGACCCGCGCCGCTCCGGCGACGGCCGGATCGCCGGTGATGTGCAGCAGCTCGGTCCCCGCCGGCAGGATGTCGCCGGGTACATGGGGGTAGTAACGGAAAACCGCCGCACCGACGACGACAACAAGGTCGTACCCGGTGAGCCGGTCACTGACGGACTTCTGTGACATGCCCAGCCGGCCCTGGAAAAGCGGGTGATCCTCCGGGAACGAGACGCGGTCGGGCAGGGCCGCGCCGAAGACCGGCACACCCAGGTTCTCGGCCAGTGCGATGGCGGCATGCCAGCCACCGGAACGGTCCACCTCGGGCCCGAACACCAGAACCGGGTGCCGGCTGGCCCGGATACGTCGGGCGAAACCACGCAGGCGCTCGGTTTCCGGCGCGCACACCGTGCTCACGCTGCGGACCACGGCCGGTCCCGTCATCGGGGCGTTCCAGTCATCGAGCGGAATGGACAGGAAGACCGGCCCCGCCGGGGGCTGGGTCGCGATCGCACAGGCGCGCATGAACGCCTCGGGGACATCCTGTGCACGGGCCGGCTCGTAGGACCACTTCACCCAGGGTCTGGGCAGGTTCGTCGCCTCACGATTGCTCAGGAAGGGCTCGCCGATCACCATTTCGCGGTGCTGCTGGCCGGCCGTCACGATGAGTGGGGTATGCGCGTCGAAGGCCGACACGAGGTTTCCGATGGAGTGCCCGACACCCGCCGATGAGTGCAGGTTCACCAGCGCCGGCCGCCGCGTCACCTGTGCAAACGCGTCCGCCATCGCCATGACGGACGCCTCCTGCAGGCCGAGGACGTAGGTGAAGTCGCTCGGGAAGTCCTGGAGGAAGGTCTGCTCGGTCGAGCCCGGATTACCGAAGACGGTCGTTATCCCCAGCGATCGCAGCAACTGGTAGGTCACGTCATGAACGGTCGACTCGCCACTCATCGGATAATGCGCCCCCACGAATCGGGGACGTCCCGGACAAAGCGGCAGTGGCGATGGTCGC
Protein-coding sequences here:
- the mdlC gene encoding benzoylformate decarboxylase, encoding MSGESTVHDVTYQLLRSLGITTVFGNPGSTEQTFLQDFPSDFTYVLGLQEASVMAMADAFAQVTRRPALVNLHSSAGVGHSIGNLVSAFDAHTPLIVTAGQQHREMVIGEPFLSNREATNLPRPWVKWSYEPARAQDVPEAFMRACAIATQPPAGPVFLSIPLDDWNAPMTGPAVVRSVSTVCAPETERLRGFARRIRASRHPVLVFGPEVDRSGGWHAAIALAENLGVPVFGAALPDRVSFPEDHPLFQGRLGMSQKSVSDRLTGYDLVVVVGAAVFRYYPHVPGDILPAGTELLHITGDPAVAGAARVGDSVLGDARLAIELLTELLDAEAARAPRHPQHTHTQHTHTRHPQNRQPPQTRFQEQAQRRPPRHAPDRPQTTGGPLCADEVHAVINATRPRNAALVYESTSTIGEQVEWLPVIEPASFFANASGGLGWAVPAAVGVALGDRDRGVHRPVIGIIGDGAFQYSVQALWTATQHSLPIVFVVLQNNEYSILKSFAELERTAGVPGLDLPGLAIASLAHGFGCRAVDVSTRAELEKELTAALEADTTTVIVVPTRPQRASLR
- a CDS encoding DUF1003 domain-containing protein, yielding MSVNTTARLAIRRGSGADRLDLPVDGRSPLISGRVDRESLSRGAETIARFLGTGRYLAIQTCVVIVWISLNVALPLLRWDPYPFILLNLAFSTQAAYAAPLILLAQNRQDDRDRAALTEDRAAAIRMREDTEFLAREVAALRLAQSDTATRQYLRGELSNQLESLRGDIETLLRASLVPASPAPLAAPAPQPALATPTLLATPNGSASRTARTNPATSSVFGTSTAASPTAGAASPDVAAATALVAHDDAAGGTGPDGGTGLPAARLPEATPPDGGTTTGHLFLPSRTSSRGGRKVPIRTTRARIRDT
- a CDS encoding D-alanyl-D-alanine carboxypeptidase family protein, producing the protein MASSFLLAIAAAPTPAATASTTATATATTAAETAVNTTAAVAPVPPPWSLTAPAIPGEPQVGVVSPPTPAAALTAGEPTAPGNGSPGAAETSVPEPAGITAEAWMVADATSGAILAAHNPNLPDLPASTMKMLTALTVLPSLPPDRVVTISDEAARVDGTRVGLVPGVRYTVRDLATAMLIASGNDATVALVEAAGGRDTVLERMNRLAASLGAHDTVAGDPTGLDAPGQHTTAHDLAVIGRAVLNNPTVRAYLTIPRAVLPGRGDERFEIANHNTLLGTYEGTIGIKNGYTIAAGATFVGAAARDGRTLIVSLLRTAPTYATDAKALLDWGFAHAANVRPLGRLAEPARTDPATAAQAGAGTDTGTGGPGPAQAAGAAAGGEGRDGDSGSKENDRFRQAAAPADSGGGVGTATWVALAITVAVSALTLLGRTRRRADAVHRAPRPPARHGHHHRHRDGHRHSTRAHHPDHQEITVVPASGRTRATRPDGPTSHEANTARLRHGRLPAPAERRANGTDGVRPHPGPGTVHARPRSEGRRHLVGLPSLLPDAPLEGNGERGRTDTPPFGTARSPAP
- a CDS encoding glycerol dehydrogenase; this translates as MLAVFGSPGRYVQGRDATAALGPEMARLGLTGPAVIVTSAAPLRLLEDTWRTSLDGAGIPYTVHLFGGECSDQEIDRVLSTARDPEATVIVGAGGGKVLDTARAAAAALDVPVVNCPTTASSDAPCSALSVVYSPDGAFERYLFYPRNPDLVLVDTTAIAAAPARLLVAGIGDAIATWYEARTVREARRANQLHGAQTASAGALAELCRRILFDDAAAAIRAVRAGAVTPAVERLVEANTLLSGLGFESGGLAVAHSVHNGLTVAAETHRFLHGEKVAFGLLVQLVVEGRAEDELAEVLAFCAQVGLPRTLAQVGLADPPIELLRSIAVRALAEGETAHNEPFDLDPPALVDAILAADAAGRASLSSRTSRATH